Proteins encoded in a region of the Macadamia integrifolia cultivar HAES 741 unplaced genomic scaffold, SCU_Mint_v3 scaffold1062, whole genome shotgun sequence genome:
- the LOC122062521 gene encoding probable acetyltransferase TAP2 isoform X2: protein MKLVHGITRRKQKVSPLKAGFWDSIRSGFLKNNGTQVIEPPSTLPEEEEEPMPQEIVLVERTQPDGTLEQVIFSSGGDVDVYDLQALCDKVGWPRRPLSKVAAALKNSYMVATLHSIRKSPQREGNDQKELIGMARATSDHAFNATIWDVLIDPRYQGQGLGKALIEQLIRALLQRDIGNITLFADSQVIDFYRNLGFEPDPEGIKGMFWYPRY, encoded by the exons ATGAAGTTAGTACACGGAATTA caagaagaaaacaaaaggttTCTCCATTAAAGGCTGGTTTTTGGGATTCTATCAGATCCGG CTTTTTGAAGAATAATGGAACACAAGTTATTGAACCACCATCAACACTccctgaagaagaagaagaacctatgCCTCAGGAGATTGTTCTAGTTGAAAGGACTCAACCAGATGGGACACTTGAACAAGTAATCTTTTCTTCAGGTGGAGATGTTGATGTTTATGATCTACAAGCCTTGTGTGACAAG GTTGGCTGGCCTCGGAGACCATTGTCAAAAGTGGCTGCTGCTTTGAAAAATAGCTATATGGTTGCCACTTTGCATTCCATCAGAAAATCACCACAGAGAG AGGGGAATGATCAGAAGGAGCTTATTGGCATGGCTCGTGCTACATCGGATCATGCTTTCAATGCTACCATCTGGGATGTCCTAATCGATCCTCGCTATCAG GGACAGGGTCTTGGAAAGGCCCTTATTGAGCAGCTAATAAGAGCGTTACTGCAGAGGGATATTGGTAATATAACTTTGTTTGCCGACAGTCAAG TTATTGATTTCTATAGGAATCTAGGGTTTGAACCTGACCCAGAAGGCATTAAGGGCATGTTCTGGTATCCGAGATACTAG